Proteins found in one Panicum hallii strain FIL2 chromosome 4, PHallii_v3.1, whole genome shotgun sequence genomic segment:
- the LOC112890450 gene encoding uncharacterized protein LOC112890450: protein MLLAGVLAAISTTARAKVVVLPNCNFQEVDLVPCMVAGGAAGGGGGGNISDACCSSLNSALDAGHLCVCSLLLSNGVFASLVTSLTLPLVLPLPGCVLYAPSLATCQATLQQQTSAPPAAAASTGGGAGAAALPSPTQAAATAATPRVNKHAGREQADDDGRPRGSAGDGSSEAPSAAERVSRSDARRSHSSDEGKSSMLTVAVAMAVFCFNSMTGS from the exons ATGCTACTTGCCGGGGTACTGGCGGCGATCTCAACCACGGCGAGGGCCAAGGTGGTGGTCTTGCCGAACTGCAACTTCCAGGAGGTGGACCTGGTGCCGTGCAtggtggcgggcggcgccgcgggaggaggcggcggcggcaacatCAGCGACGCCTGCTGCTCGTCGCTGAACAGTGCTCTGGACGCCGGCCACCTCTGCGTGTGCTCGCTGCTGCTGTCCAACGGCGTGTTCGCCTCCCTCGTGACCAGCCTCACCCTCCCGCTCGTGCTGCCGCTGCCCGGGTGCGTCCTCTACGCGCCTTCCCTCGCCACTTGCCAAG CGACGCTGCAGCAGCAGACGAGCGCGCCACCGGCGGCAGCTGCGAGCACAGGAGGCGGTGCTGGTGCGGCGGCGCTTCCATCGCCGACACAGGCTGCCGCCACCGCTGCCACGCCGCGGGTGAACAAGCACGCAGGTCGAGAGCAGGCTGACGACGACGGGAGGCCGAGGGGAAGCGCTGGCGATGGCAGTAGCGAGGCTCCCAGTGCAGCGGAGCGCGTCAGCCGTAGCGACGCGCGCCGAAGTCACAGCTCCGACGAGGGGAAATCGAGCATGCTGACCGTCGCGGTGGCCATGGCTGTGTTCTGTTTCAACAGCATGACGGGTTCATAA